In Tachysurus vachellii isolate PV-2020 chromosome 3, HZAU_Pvac_v1, whole genome shotgun sequence, one genomic interval encodes:
- the mcoln1b gene encoding mucolipin-1b: MATSLSTHQHPAREEDTEKERLLTSVTFDPSPVDLSDGGQGIRPSLDLQGSSLQKEAQEDEEEALRRKLKYFFMSPCDKYHAKGRKPYKMVLQLIKIIFITIQLALFGLSNQMVVMFKDENTDTFRHLFLQDYQDDTDGFAVHTQSHVYQHINYAIEQYLTLPQKAVGRYAYVLGAMNGSALSLCQRYYKKGSIDPVNDTFNIDPHVTIDCIGIDPPPDPSAPLPEHYKNFTLKFHKLINVTIEFKLKAINIQTIINNELPDCYTFSVTVLFDNRAHSGKVKISLRNQAIITECRDPSVSGHKENYMRVAFDVLVALVCGLSLALCGRSILRGIVLQNEFVRFFRQSLCRSVCWGDRLEFINGWYLLLIISDVLTIIASFIKIGIETKTLASYDVCGILMGTSTLLVWVGVIRYLSFFQKYNILIVTLRAAFPNVIRFCCCAAAIYMGYCFCGWIVLGPYHAKFRSLSTVSECLFSLINGDDMFATFSEVERSSTLVWIFSQLYLYTFISLFIYMVLSLFIALITGAYDTITQQAQEGPQVSDLHMFISQCMDTPTSGKFQSPEPPESCSLFCCFN, encoded by the exons agaaagagagactgctgaccTCTGTAACCTTTGACCCCAGTCCCGTTGACCTCAGCGATGGAGGTCAGGGGATCCGGCCCTCTCTGGACCTCCAGGGGTCGTCTCTGCAGAAAGAGGCacaggaggatgaggaagaggctCTGCGCAGGAAGCTGAAGTACTTCTTTATGAGTCCGTGCGATAAATACCACGCCAAGGGCCGCAAACCGTACAAGATGGTGCTGCAGCTGATAAAGATCATTTTCATCACCATACAG tTGGCACTGTTTGGTTTGAGTAATCAGATGGTGGTGATGTTTAAAGACGAGAACACAGACACGTTTAGGCATCTGTTCCTGCAGGACTATCAAGACGACACAGACGGCtttgctgtacacacacagagccatgtcTATCAGCACATCAACTATGCCATagagcag TATCTGACTCTTCCTCAGAAAGCAGTGGGCCGCTACGCCTACGTGTTGGGGGCGATGAACGGTAGtgccctctctctgtgtcagcgCTACTATAAGAAGGGCAGCATCGACCCGGTCAATGATACCTTCAATATTGACCCTCATGTCACCATTG ACTGTATAGGCATCGATCCTCCCCCAGACCCTTCAGCTCCTCTCCCTGAACACTACAAGAACTTCACTCTTAAATTCCACAA actGATAAACGTGACCATCGAGTTCAAACTAAAGGCCATAAACATCCAGACGATCATCAACAATGAGCTTCCTGACTGCTACACCTTCTCCGTCACT GTCCTCTTTGATAACAGAGCCCACAGTGGGAAAGTGAAGATCAGTCTGCGTAACCAGGCCATCATCACAGAGTGCAGGGATCCCAGTGTGTCTGGACACA AGGAGAACTACATGCGGGTGGCGTTTGACGTGTTGGTGGCGTTAGTGTGCGGTCTCTCTCTGGCGCTATGTGGACGATCCATACTCCGAGGAATCGTCCTGCAAAAC gagtttgTGCGCTTCTTCAGGCAGTCTCTGTGCCGGAGTGTGTGTTGGGGAGATCGACTGGAGTTCATTAACGGCTGGTATTTACTCCTCATCATCAGTGATGTTCTCACCATCATTGCCTCCTTCATCAAGATCGGCATTGAGACcaag ACCCTGGCATCCTACGATGTGTGTGGGATCCTGATGGGCACGTCCACACTGCTGGTGTGGGTGGGAGTGATTCGGTACCTCAGCTTCTTCCAGAAATACAAT atCCTGATCGTGACCTTAAGAGCTGCGTTTCCAAATGTCATTCGCTTCTGCTGCTGCGCTGCTGCCATCTATATGGGCTACTGCTTCTGCGGCTGGATCGTCCTGGGACCCTACCATGCTAAA tTTCGTTCCCTGTCCACggtgtctgagtgtttgttctCGCTGATAAATGGAGACGACATGTTTGCGACGTTCTCGGAGGTGGAGCGCAGCAGCACGTTGGTGTGGATCTTCAGTCAGCTTTACCTCTACACCTTCATCTCGCTCTTCATCTACATGGTGCTGTCGCTCTTTATTGCCCTCATTACCGGCGCCTACGACACCATCACC caacaagcCCAGGAAGGTCCTCAGGTTTCAGACTTGCACATGTTCATCTCTCAGTGcatggacacgcccacatcggGAAAGTTCCAGAGCCCAGAACCTCCGGAGTCCTGCTCACTCTTCTGCTGCTTTAACTAG